TGCTTGCTTGAATACCACGTACCTGGAATAATCactgaaagaaaattaataaattatcaTGCACAAGTTAGTCAGCAGGTGAAAAGCAAGCAAACAGGAAAAGAGCTGAACAGAATTACTTCAATAAGTCGTTAGAATATACTAAACCAAAAGTGTGTAAATTAAGTTCAGGAATCAGAGCGAATGCGGAGTattgtaacaaaaaataacttttttaaggTAGACGAATGAAGCAATAAGGATACCCTCAAAAGCTAAAACATTCTAGAGTTTCCtgaagacaaataaaattataatttaccTCTGTTCCAGGAGTCTTCTCATAGTAATGGATGTCGATTCTAAATTAGAAGTAACCAGACGTGCAGATATTCCAACTTAAAGATGTCGAAACATTAGGAACAACTTCACCTACTTCTGATTTGATAATGTGCGccgaaatttgttgtttgtgatGGATTCGGCTTGCCATATGACGCGCAGACGAACTCAGTTTAGGAACAATAACGTTGGAAACTTTCCAAcggaaagaaagaattaaatcTGTTTTTCTATGTCTCAAACCAGTAAACAAGAagtctttgaaaaattacaaatccaaaaaagaaaaagaataagggtaaaaaaaaattaaccacATATTTAAACACCATATTCTGGAGGAAACAGAGGTTGATGCGGGTTGATGATGAGgttgaagatgaagaggaatGGAGATGAGAAGAATGGAGCTGAGAACTATGGTCTAGTAGGAAATGATGTTGACGAAATGGGGCTCACAGCCAGAACAATTGATGGGAGATTCAGACAGCAGCAAATATGGGAAGAAACAGTAGATATGTACACAagcttttaacacattttATCCAAGGTATTAACCATTATTTCCTCTCTACAGTAgttttaaagaagaagttgaggaataGAGGTTCAAAAGAAATAGCAGATGATACTTGTTACTAGAAACTTTGGAGCTGGAAAGATTTACTTTGGTCATTCGTATCTTGAAAAGTATGAAGACTGATTTTATGCTTGGGTTCAGATGCAAGAACTACGCATTTAACCAGAAGTGTAGTTGGGTGTATTACGACTACTCACTTCGACTTTGGTAACGTCTTCTGCGCCACCATGGTTACAGTTGTCAAAACACTCCTTTCCGCTGATACCGAAGTTCCGGCGCGGAGACGATTGAGCGCATCACGAACTTCTGGAGGTGCAGAAAAAACCAAGAGTCGGTTGGCCTCGGAATGGTCAATTTCGTCATAAACACCTTGAGGAAAGAAAACTTGTCTGATTGCGTTCTTCTCTGCATATTCCAAATTAACGAGCAGCAATATCAATCGTTGTTGACTTTCGTCTTCGCTAGCAGAATCCCAATATGGACCACTTTTGGTTAACCCCAATTTTGACGAAAGCTGGCGACAAAATTTTGGAAGACAGTTTAAGAAGATGACTTTAAGCTGTTGGCTGAAATGAGCATCCACTTTCATTAGTTGCTGAGTTGGGATAGCTACATTGACCCATACAGCACTCTTTTCTGATGACTCGTTATGGTTGTGAAAAACTGGAGCTTGTAGCATAATTCCTTTGGACGAGAATAACACCTGTCCCACTGGAATAAACTTATATGATCCTATACGAACAAACCGGCAGTTTACGGCAACGAAAGGTCCCTTCAATCCACTTTCCTTCCAACGGAGAAACTCATTTGATCCAATTTTCTCTTCTGCATCAATAGGTAAATCTATCAAACAGCATTAGGGGTAaacaaagaattgaaaataaaagtaataagATAAATCCGGAtatacaaacaacaacaaaaaacagcaATGGAAACAAATGTGTTTACATTCTTTAATATTTGGCTCACCTTTAATAGCATCTTCTTTGTCACCAATCACATCTGGCGAATCTATCGACGAAACACTCGTTTCTGCTGGTACCGAAGTTCCTGCGTGGAGACGATTAAGCGCATCACGAACTTCTGGAGATGCAGAAAAAACCAAGAGTCGGTTGGCCTCGGCATGATTAATTTCATGATAGACACCTCGAGGAACGAAGACTTTTTTTATAGCGTTCTTCGTTGCATAGTTCAAATTGCCGGGAAAAAGGGTTAATCGTTTTTTACTTTCGTCTTCGCTAGCAGAATCCCAGTATGGACCACTTTTGGGTAACCCCAATTTTGACGAAAGCTGTCGACACAAGCTTGGAAGACAATTTAAGAAGATGACTTTAAGCTGTTGGCTGAAATGAGCATCCACTTTCATTAGTTGCTGAGTTGGGATAGCTACATTGACCCATACTGCACTCTTTTCTGATGACTCGTTATGGTTGTGAAAAACTGGAGCTTGTAGCATAATTCCTTTGGATGAGAATAAAACCTGGCCCACTGGAGTAAACCTGTATGATCCAATTCGAATAGACTTGCAGTGTATGGGAAAGAAAGGTTCCTTCAATCCAGCAACTCCATTCCAATGGAGAAAATCATTTGATCCAAGCCTTTCTTCTGCATCAATACCAGGTAAATCCATTGAAACAGCATTTGACGCTGCACCTACAGGTAaacaaagaattgaaaataaaaagtaagacaaatcaacaagaaaaaccagCAGCTGAAGCAAATGTGTTAAACTGACATTCTTGAATGTTTGGCTGTTCTTTGTTCAAAGAGTTGCCATCCAATTTTTCAGAGGATTTGTGGATACCATCAGATTTGAGTTTTTTGGTTTCGTGAAAGgaatcatcatcttcattgCTACTCAGTGTTACACCACAGACTACAAAGTGTGGCTCTTCTAACTTGGCTGTAGTCCTAGTCTGTCTAGAAGGTTGAgctttttttgcctttttgagTCCGAGGGCGTCGGTTGCCATATGATGAATATGACATCTGAGATTCCTGATGATTTGTTTCCAGGTAATGACCTGAGATTTGAAGTGAGATgtaccgtttttttttctttcaaggaCGTGCAGGCCCCTCAAACATGTATATTGTTGGGGCAATGATAgctaatattctaatttggTGATGCAATATCAACAGATGAACAACTTCAGGCTGACGTTGCTCTAACCTCTAAGCCTCCAAGGGGTATTTTGGCTATGACAACGTCGAACCGCTAGGTGCGCTACAGTCTGACGTTGCGCTATCCTAGTTCCCAGCGTACCCGAGTCCCGCGCGGAGAAGTTGGTCAATGgcataattaaaataacacGACTTAAACTCTTAATTATTTGAAGTATTGACACAGAAACATTAGAAATGAGTTTGAACTCTTCGGAAAACGTGGCGGTGAAGTAAAACaaccacaaacaaaaaaaaagacaaaacttcTCTTCTCAACTTTAGTGGACAAAAGCATAAGGCAAAAGATAAAACAGGCCAGCAATTATATATTAAAcacacaaatttgtttctgCTTTCTTAATATgaacacaaaattttaatcgcTTTCTGTTTGAGTAAATTGGAAATGCACTGACATAATGTCGTAATCGTTGCACAATTCACCCCAAGCGGCCATATTACGCACTATAACGATCGGCGCGAATTAACTGAACGAATCTTGAATCGAAacgataatcaaataaaattttattactctgccttaaataaaacaactgattaatatttgaataattcaaacggAATCACTGCAACAAAATTCAAGTTAATTGGTTGACACAATTTCGAGATATAGTCGTAATTGTAGGAGGAAGTCGACTTGCAAACAAAGATTTGCCCTTCTTTTTCATAAATAAGGGATCGCCACCGCATATGATCCCATTGTACACCATCTGTAAGGTACGCCTTCTAGATAAAGTTACTGTGATTAAAACCAGCAAGCAAAATGGAAGCGAATGTTGAAATGGTAGTGAGAAAGGTTTGGAAAAGATTCTGGTACGACGACGATGATATGGGAGTGGTCAAGAAATGGAGAAGAGTGTTGACACAAGTTCCGAAAAATTATTCGCCACCATCCTCGTACCCGCACCCCGCGACGAATCCTCAGCTGATAACTTACGCGGACTGCGAGGCATTTTTCGAATCTGTAACCAGAGGCTCCAGGGAGGATTTGATTAAAACTCTCAACATCCACGGACCGAAAGTGACTACCGAATTGTCAAAATCGTACAACGAACATGGGCAGACCCCTCTTCTGGTGGCCATCCGCCGAGGAAACTTGGACATGGTCAAATTCTTGGTCGGCAAACTGGGCGTTCCCATCGAGCAAATTGGACGAATGGTGTGGAATGGTGTCGAATACCTGGACGTTCCAGCACTGTACGCGGCTATCGTTTGCGGAGAATTGGACATTGCCGCCTATCTTCTTTCCATGGAAGTGGAATCGGATCAGCAAACCGCCCAAATGATCGAA
The window above is part of the Daphnia pulex isolate KAP4 chromosome 3, ASM2113471v1 genome. Proteins encoded here:
- the LOC124190551 gene encoding uncharacterized protein LOC124190551 isoform X1, whose product is MATDALGLKKAKKAQPSRQTRTTAKLEEPHFVVCGVTLSSNEDDDSFHETKKLKSDGIHKSSEKLDGNSLNKEQPNIQECAASNAVSMDLPGIDAEERLGSNDFLHWNGVAGLKEPFFPIHCKSIRIGSYRFTPVGQVLFSSKGIMLQAPVFHNHNESSEKSAVWVNVAIPTQQLMKVDAHFSQQLKVIFLNCLPSLCRQLSSKLGLPKSGPYWDSASEDESKKRLTLFPGNLNYATKNAIKKVFVPRGVYHEINHAEANRLLVFSASPEVRDALNRLHAGTSVPAETSVSSIDSPDVIGDKEDAIKDLPIDAEEKIGSNEFLRWKESGLKGPFVAVNCRFVRIGSYKFIPVGQVLFSSKGIMLQAPVFHNHNESSEKSAVWVNVAIPTQQLMKVDAHFSQQLKVIFLNCLPKFCRQLSSKLGLTKSGPYWDSASEDESQQRLILLLVNLEYAEKNAIRQVFFPQGVYDEIDHSEANRLLVFSAPPEVRDALNRLRAGTSVSAERSVLTTVTMVAQKTLPKSNDYSRYVVFKQAVWCCCYVLMFAQCLLPDIS
- the LOC124190551 gene encoding uncharacterized protein LOC124190551 isoform X2 — its product is MATDALGLKKAKKAQPSRQTRTTAKLEEPHFVVCGVTLSSNEDDDSFHETKKLKSDGIHKSSEKLDGNSLNKEQPNIQECAASNAVSMDLPGIDAEERLGSNDFLHWNGVAGLKEPFFPIHCKSIRIGSYRFTPVGQVLFSSKGIMLQAPVFHNHNESSEKSAVWVNVAIPTQQLMKVDAHFSQQLKVIFLNCLPSLCRQLSSKLGLPKSGPYWDSASEDESKKRLTLFPGNLNYATKNAIKKVFVPRGVYHEINHAEANRLLVFSASPEVRDALNRLHAGTSVPAETSVSSIDSPDVIGDKEDAIKDLPIDAEEKIGSNEFLRWKESGLKGPFVAVNCRFVRIGSYKFIPVGQVLFSSKGIMLQAPVFHNHNESSEKSAVWVNVAIPTQQLMKVDAHFSQQLKVIFLNCLPKFCRQLSSKLGLTKSGPYWDSASEDESQQRLILLLVNLEYAEKNAIRQVFFPQGVYDEIDHSEANRLLVFSAPPEVRDALNRLRAGTSVSAERSVLTTVTMVAQKTLPKSKYVVFKQAVWCCCYVLMFAQCLLPDIS